ATATCCTTCCAACTCCTTTAAGCTTTCGTAGAGACCGCTTTCGGTCATCACCGTCTGCATGTGGTCGATCAGCGTGGCGTAACTTCTTCGCTTGGCGATGGTCCCCTCCGGCGGATTGTCGGCATTGTATATGTAGAGATGGGGAAGAGTACCGATTCCTATATCGGGATAACAGGAATCGGAAAGCCCTACCGCCTTTCCGGGCAAAAACTCCAAATTACCGTGGGTTCCCACGTGCACCACCACATCCGCTTCCCAGATCTCTTCCAGGTATCTGTAGGTGGCCAGATATTGATGGGTGGGAGGGCATTCGGGGTCGTGAAGTATCTTGCAGACCTGTCCGTCGCAGCGCGCCCCATAACACCCTCGTTTGGGTTGGACACAGACCATAACATTTCCGTATTCTACCCCCGTGAGCACGATTTTTCCTTCATAAACCATGCCTTCACCGGGCGGCTCTCCCCAGGTGGAGGTCATTTTCTCTCTCACTTCTTCCGGCAACTTGTTCCACCACACCAGATATTTATCCAAGGAGAGGAGGGTGTGCGCCCCGCCCTTTGCAACTATCTCCTCTATGGGAGTCCATCTGAATTCGGAGATGGCTTTTCTCTCCATGATGGTCTCGATTAACTCTTTCCCGTTAGGGGGGTTTTTTTCGACCTTGTATCCTTGCTCTTTCATCTTTTGCATGATTTTAGCCACGCTTTCCAGAGTGTCCAAGTGTGCCCCACTGCCCACTGTGGCCTCCACGCTGGCGCAAGGGTTATTGTGCAGAACGAAGACCACCTTCCGTTCTTGAGGCGGTTTTCTTCGGAGGCGCATCCATTTCTTGGCCCGCTCGACAATGTGATTGACCCGCTCCGGGATGGGCATATATTGTTCGAGAGTAACCCCGGTTTCCTCGTCGCTTGCTCTTGTTTGAACCCCGATTACCAGCGGCTCAATTATTCCATCAAATTCGGGCATGGCCACCGACCAGACTATGTTTTCGGCAAGACCTTGAGCATCGGCTCTCCACTCCTCTTCGGTTTTGCGGTAAGAAACCAGGGGGTCAATGACCGGGACATCCAGTTTTTTAAGCAGTTCTACGCCTGCCTCCGCGCGGCCGATATCGGAACCTTCCGGCAGGGTTACCAGAAAGAAAGATTGCAAGTTGAGCAAGATATCGACGACCGATTTATCATCTTTTGTCAGAAAAGCGGGAATTACCACATCATTTCCTTTGGCTCCCAGCTCATTTTCCTTAAAACCGTGAGAAAAGACAGGTATGATGTTGACATTCCTGTTTTCAAATTCACGAATAAGGGCATTCTCCACTTCGAGGTTTCCGTTTATCCAGTAAGAGCGATAAAAGAGGATACCCGCGGTGGGGTAGGAGGGGTCGAATTTCTTGTACCACTTAAGATAACTCTCAAGGTTGTCAAAGTGCGATGAGGCGTCGGGATGATAAATTCCCTGCCATGGCGTTTCTTGGAGCGGCTTAACCTCCACCTCGATATCGAGAACCTCGCGGGCGATATAGGATAACAGGCTTTTCATGTTTTCCAGACCGTCGGTTACCAGATATTTATAGGCCGTGGCCACTATCTCGGTGTTCACGGTGGAAAGACCCCAAAGAGACGGGTCGTGACCGAAAGAGACGGTGGGGGCGACCTTTCTAATTTTTTCGATTTCGGGGAGCATCTCGCTCCAGACTTCGTTTGTGGTTGGATAAAGGAGGAGAACATCCGCCTCTTGTCGCAAATACTCCAGAAACTCTTCTCTTACCGGTTCATCCTCCAAGTCGCGCATGGAGCGGAGCTCAAGCTGTACGAAATCGAGCTCCTTGCTTGCTTGAACGAGTGTGGAAACGTGGCTTCCCCACATGATGGAGCCCACTTTTATCATTTTCTCATTCTCCTTTCAAATTATTTTTTACAGGACCTTTCCTGCCAGCTGATATATCTGTCTTAAAGAAGACGAATAAAATATCTCGTTTATATAAAGCAAATACATTATTTTAACCGCGGCTACCGCCAAACTTCCCGAGATTGCTCCTCCCGTAATTAGAAAATCGCTGAATTTATATCGGAGGTCTCTTAAGTGGCTTCGGGGAGCCGTTGGGTTAAACGCTCTACTCTCTATGGATAGTGCCAGGGTGCTTGCCCGGCGGACGGAGTTTGCCAAGATGGGGCGCAAGGTGGAGATGGCCGTTTTAAGTGAAGAGAATATTCCCACCTTGGTGGGTTTAAAACCTTTCAGTCTTTCCACAGCAATCACCGTCTTGGTCTCGGTAAGCACCGTAGGTATGAACCTTAAAGCGGTTATCGTCATGAAAGCGAAATTGTAAGGGATTTTTAACTTCACCAACCCCGTGAGCAAATCACGGGGCTCGGTGGTCCAGCATGTGAGCAACCCCAGGCAAATCATCGAAGAGAAGCGCAGCGCTTGAACGGCGCCATGGATGAAACCCTCCCGGTAGATGTAAAGCCCATCGGTTATGGCTCCCAAAATGGGCGTCTTTGAGGAGATGAGGACGAAAATTATTGTTCTGGGATGCCCCGCGTAGAACAGGGCCTGGCTGAACATCGCTCCCCACATTCCCAAAATCACGAAGATGGCCAACAGCCTTACCTTGTCCCAGGGCAGTTTGGCGAATATGCAAGATGAAATGGCGACCACAAATAGGATAAAGAGCGATTTCGGTTTGTCGAGACTAACCGCAAGAATCGACGCGCAGAGCAAGAAAATTATCTTTGCCCGGGGGTCGATTCGATGGATGAACGTTTTTTTTATGGATGGTTGGATCAGTGAGGCGGTATTAAACATTTGAGCGCATCCTCCAGTTCTTCTACCATAAAGATTGACTCAAGGCCCAGTTTTTTGGCGATGTGGTAAGAGTCGGGGGCGCTTAAGTTTGCTCGGCGCAAGATGTCTTCCTGTTCAAAAACACTTTCCGGCGAACCTTGAGCTATAATTTCTCCCTTATCCATAACCAAGATGGTATCGGCGTATCGTATCGCTGTTTGGACATCGTGGGTGCAAAAGACGACGGTCTTTCCCCCGTCCTTTGGGATCAAGTAGGCCATCATCTCTTCAATGTGGATTCTATCTTGTCCTGTGGTGGGTTCGTCTAAGAGAATTAACTTCGGTTGCATCGAAATGATGGAAGCCACGGCAGTCCGAAGCCTTTGGCCTCGGCTTAAAGCAAGGGGACAGTCGGCCATTAATTTCCCGATGGACATTGCCTCCAAAGATTGCCTGGCTAGCTCATCTGCCTTTTCCAAATGGAGATTCTGGGGACCAAACATCGCTTCACCCCAAACGGTATCAGAAAGAAGCATAAGGTCTGGATTTTGGAATACCACTCCCACCTGGTTTGCTAAAGAGTAGGGGTTAATTTTGCAAGTGTCCGCGTTAAACACCCCAATCCTTCCCGAAGACGGCTTAAGTATGGCTGCCAAGTGAAGAAGAAGGGTGGTTTTGCCGGAGCCGTTGCTTCCCATGAGGGCTACTACTTCACCTTCCCTGATGCTTAGGTCGATATTTTTGAGAACACACTCTCCCTTCTTCGAATAAGAGAAAGAAACATCTTTTGCTGAGACGACCTCATTCCCCAGCCTCCGGGGAGGCCGATCGCGGCTAACGCTCGTTACTTTTTTAAGGAAGTCGTTTTCGATTCTACCTCGCACCGTCTCTATCGCTTGTTTGCTTGTCAACGGTCTTTCCGGGAAACCGAGAGCGAAGAAGAGTTTAATGGGCTCAGGGACCCTCAGGCCCAGATTTTCGAATATCTCGAGCTTGGCAAAAGCTTTCCCGGTGGGCTCATCGAGAACCAATTCCCCTTCATCCATCACGAGGATGCGGGAGGCCATATGCGCTATCTCGTGAATTCTGTGCTCGACCAAAATCACCGTGATGTTTTGCTCCACGTTGAGCCGCTTTATGATGTCTAAAACTTCTTTGGCTCCCACGGGGTCCAATTGGCTTAGAGGTTCATCCAAAGCGAGGATGCGGGGCTCCATGGCCAGAACCGATGCTATGGCCACCCTTTGCTTTTGTCCTCCCGAAAGAGTGCCTATCTGAGCTTGACGCAGGTTTTTCATACCCACTTTCCGAAGAGCCAAGTCGATGCCTCTATCTATTTCGTTTTTACCAAGGCACAGATTTTCCAGGCCGAAGGCCACTTCGTCCTCGATGACGGTTGAAAAGAGCTGGTCGTCTGGACTTTGGAAAACCATGCCTACTTGTTTGCAAATGTCTTGCATCTCGGCGGTATTGGTATCCAAGCCGTTTACTTTAACGGTTCCCTCCATCTTCCCTCCCGATTGATGAGGGATGATGCCGTTTAAGGTTTTAAGCAAAGTGCTCTTGCCACAACCCGTGGGGCCCGTAAGCAGCACAAACTCCCCTGGCTGAACGCTCAAGTTAATTCCTTTAATAGTCAGTTTTTCTCTGCCCGCGTATGTGAATTTTAAATTGTCAATGGATAAAGAACCTCTCATTTAAAACACCTATTCCATAATTTTTCTTAAACTGAATCCCAATCTTGTTCCCACCAAGGCACCCACCAAAGTGTATAAGAAGCCATCGATTACCGCGTAGGCATGAACGTACCAGGTCGTATAGTAAAGTCTGTATAAAAATATCGTGGTGCCGAAATTTATGTAAACGGAAAGGGTATCGGCCAACGCACAGGCAATTCCCACCGTGGCGAGAACACGCCATCTCTTTTCCGCGCCGATATCCGTCAGAATGCCGTTTTTCCTGGTCACGCCAAAGAGATATAGGGTGGTCTCGAGCAAAAAAATCAGAGATGCTTTCCACATGAGGGTGACGGGGCTAAAATTGCCGAGCACCACTCCCCCTAAAAGAAAACTTACACCCAAAGCGAGGGTCACCACTCCCGGCCTGGGAATGAGGACCACAAGAGACATGATGAGAGCGTAAAGAATAATTTCATAAAAGATTCCTGTGATTAAGAAGCTAAAGGGGCCCAGGATGGCATGGAGGAAGTCCCAAAGGAGGGTGCCGGGCACATTGACCGTAATGAAAGTGGCCGTGCCAAAAAGAGCTATTATTACCAGCCATTTGGTCTTAAATCTTTTAAAAAATGCCTTTTGACAAATCATAAGATACCCAAGTCCCATCACTGTGATTAAAAAAGCTGCGAGAGTGATGAGCCCTGGGACCGGGTTTCTGGTGATGACATCGATCTCTTTTTGTTTTTTAGAGATGGCCTTGTCTGTCCCGAATATTTTAATTTCGCTCTCCAAAATATATTTACCCCCTAAGACCTCGGCCACATCGACATAGATGGGAAAGGTTACTTTTTCTTCCGATTTCCCGGTCACCGAAACCACGGCGTAACTTACTCCCGTGCCGCCGCTTTTGGTGGAGGGAACCCGAAAAGCCCGGGCTATCTTTTTTGTCTTGGGGTCCAGTACTTTGGATGTTACAAGAAAGACCACGTTATCTTGATTTTCATTTCTGACCGTGGTGGTGGCAAAAGCAAGAGGATGCTCGAGATAATCAATCTCTTTATCATCAGTTTTAAGTATTCTTTTTAAGAAATTGTTACCATCCACGCTTAAGGCCAGAGTATTTTCCTTCTTACGAGAATCAAAATCTCCCTCGTCATCGGTGGGTACTTTGATTCCAGCTATATGAGCCAGGCCTTCAGCCTCTTTTAAAGAGATTACGCGCAGTTCTTTTTCTTTTTGGAACCGCGTGATTTTGTACTCGCCGTTTATCGTTTCCGCGACGGTGGCTTCTCCCCCGATTTTGTAAATGCCTGCAGCGAGAGTGGACGGCACTTCAAATTCCAGCAATTCGTTGAAGTTATCAAATTCTGTTACCAGCTTGCACTCGGCCGTGAGGATGTGACCTTCTTTTGTCTCTTTTGTCTCAAAAATTGAGGGTGTTCGAATCGGCTTGAACTCTTTAGGTAGAGTCAATTTAACGCTTGCTTGCAGGGGGTTGCCGGAGTAACTTTCTAAAAAAACGGTGGCCGTGACCATGCTTCCTTTGACAACAAGGCTTCTCTCGTCGCTTTCCCCCGTCCCATAGGGGGCCTGAATAGAGAATTTAGCAACGGAGGTCGGCTTGGCTGGAGATTTTAACTCCTTTTCTATCATATCTCCGTTCTTGAGATTGATTTGGAATAAGTAAGACCGAGCCTCCTCCCAATCAAGAAAGAGGATGACTTGTTTTGAGACTTCCGAATCGATGGTGGCCATGGTTATGAGCGAGCCATCCTGGTCAAAGACGCTCACCGAGGATATTGGGGTTTCCCTCGAAAGCTCAATTACGGCCCTATGGTGTCCAAACTCAATGGTTTTTATTTTTAAATCTTTCTCCTCTTTACCCCGGCAACCCGAAACCAAAAAGACAACCAGAGCTAAAATGAGGATTGTTTTGAGTTTTCTCACAAGCCTCCAACCTCTTCATGTTAAAAGAAATTGAGAGAAGAGGAAATGGATATGATGGTTCCTCTTCTCTCAAAATGGGTCGCGCTACCTAACGAAATGGATTTTGTGATTTCCGCTTATGCTCTTATCTTCCATTTGAATCGGTGCCTCAATTGCGGCAATACTCTCTCCGTTGTTTGAAATTGTGGCAATGGCGCAGATGCCCTCCATGGGATAGAACCAGCACAATTTGTTGCTAGCGTTGCCTTCCTTTGTTAAGTCGAAGCACTGCACGCCGGCCATGTCTTTGTTTTGACTTACCCAGTCATGAGCTACCCCAACCACCATGTATCGATTATCTTGAGAGAATAGCGGACAACCGATTTTTCCCTCGGCCTTCCATTTCCACTGAAGTTTCCCTTCGTTGGAATAGGCAAATATGGTTGTGGCGTCCGGATGAACCGCGGGCGGTGTACCGGAACATTTTGTCTTATCCGCGGAGTAAGTGACGCTGGTGGCAAAGATGGCGTTGCCCTCATTGTCCACGTGAGTGCCGTTGCCATAGGCATAAATGGGAACCCCGCTTACCTCCTGAATCTTGGAAATTTCCTTCATCCACACGAGCTTGAGCTCGCCGGTCTCTTTTGCTTTAGTTAAGTCGAAGAGAAATCCTCTTCCATCTCCTGCCATGGCCGTGAAATGATTGCCGTCTGGAGAGATGCAGATACCATCCCAAATTCCCACGAATTTAAAGTACGGCTCCAGGGCATCGACCTTGTAGACGGCCATTTCCTTTCCGGTTTCTCCATTTAAGAGACGGACTGTGCCATCGGGATATTTTTCCTGAACCATGCCGTAGTTCCAGCTCTGATTGACGAACATCACCTTGTTTCCATCCGGGGTGGCTACCACCTTCGGTACGCCTGTATCCATGGGTTCGTCTTCTGGGAACCGCCACTTTGTTTTGCCGGACTCCACATCAAACGCGTAGA
The Candidatus Oleimmundimicrobium sp. DNA segment above includes these coding regions:
- a CDS encoding PQQ-binding-like beta-propeller repeat protein is translated as MKYKKRLAKIIGIILSVAFIMPLLSGCSGKKDVAKLESALFTRMGAVLVLSEARDVSEVKVADKKVDFTQPNTKTILASFEWEPNEKCAITIKSEEGVITQETESPKKPSAYKLGEAKLGSLEELPQIGDWQGVPSEETIVSPDGKYIAIAGFDGKFYVFDNAGKKLWDYQVPDGVGKKVAFSSNGEILLAGEASADGYLYAFNTKTGEELWKYKVSEDVGTSTDSYWYYRPMIYSLTVSGDTAFAAGQLKQKENKMVEDKEVTVYKTKCFIYAFDVESGKTKWRFPEDEPMDTGVPKVVATPDGNKVMFVNQSWNYGMVQEKYPDGTVRLLNGETGKEMAVYKVDALEPYFKFVGIWDGICISPDGNHFTAMAGDGRGFLFDLTKAKETGELKLVWMKEISKIQEVSGVPIYAYGNGTHVDNEGNAIFATSVTYSADKTKCSGTPPAVHPDATTIFAYSNEGKLQWKWKAEGKIGCPLFSQDNRYMVVGVAHDWVSQNKDMAGVQCFDLTKEGNASNKLCWFYPMEGICAIATISNNGESIAAIEAPIQMEDKSISGNHKIHFVR
- a CDS encoding energy-coupling factor transporter transmembrane component T produces the protein MFNTASLIQPSIKKTFIHRIDPRAKIIFLLCASILAVSLDKPKSLFILFVVAISSCIFAKLPWDKVRLLAIFVILGMWGAMFSQALFYAGHPRTIIFVLISSKTPILGAITDGLYIYREGFIHGAVQALRFSSMICLGLLTCWTTEPRDLLTGLVKLKIPYNFAFMTITALRFIPTVLTETKTVIAVERLKGFKPTKVGIFSSLKTAISTLRPILANSVRRASTLALSIESRAFNPTAPRSHLRDLRYKFSDFLITGGAISGSLAVAAVKIMYLLYINEIFYSSSLRQIYQLAGKVL
- a CDS encoding energy-coupling factor transporter ATPase; this encodes MRGSLSIDNLKFTYAGREKLTIKGINLSVQPGEFVLLTGPTGCGKSTLLKTLNGIIPHQSGGKMEGTVKVNGLDTNTAEMQDICKQVGMVFQSPDDQLFSTVIEDEVAFGLENLCLGKNEIDRGIDLALRKVGMKNLRQAQIGTLSGGQKQRVAIASVLAMEPRILALDEPLSQLDPVGAKEVLDIIKRLNVEQNITVILVEHRIHEIAHMASRILVMDEGELVLDEPTGKAFAKLEIFENLGLRVPEPIKLFFALGFPERPLTSKQAIETVRGRIENDFLKKVTSVSRDRPPRRLGNEVVSAKDVSFSYSKKGECVLKNIDLSIREGEVVALMGSNGSGKTTLLLHLAAILKPSSGRIGVFNADTCKINPYSLANQVGVVFQNPDLMLLSDTVWGEAMFGPQNLHLEKADELARQSLEAMSIGKLMADCPLALSRGQRLRTAVASIISMQPKLILLDEPTTGQDRIHIEEMMAYLIPKDGGKTVVFCTHDVQTAIRYADTILVMDKGEIIAQGSPESVFEQEDILRRANLSAPDSYHIAKKLGLESIFMVEELEDALKCLIPPH